One Triticum dicoccoides isolate Atlit2015 ecotype Zavitan chromosome 5B, WEW_v2.0, whole genome shotgun sequence genomic window carries:
- the LOC119313078 gene encoding ATP synthase subunit a-like, whose product MRFLSTDMKDRNMLFAAITTNRPIRSKCSRLPDLHDFFPTNISQNFAITPNLDITPTPERIAGVTIVLQIEEYLGQNESEQGAVNLARTVLGARHRNGETWQGILEDIRAGGGMDNFIQNLPGAYPETPLDQFAIIPIIDLHVGNFYLSFTNEVLYMLLTVVLVVFLFFVVTKKGGGKSVPNAWKSLVELIYDFVLNLVNKQIGGLSGNVKQKFFPRISVTFTFSLFRNPQGMIPFSFTVTSHFLITLALSFSIFIGITIVGFQRHGLHFCSFLLPAGVPLPLAPFLVLLELISYCFRALSLGIRLFANMMAGHSLVKILSGFAWTMLFLNNIFYFIGDLGPLFIVLALTGLELGVAISQAHVSTISICIYLNDATNLHQNESFHN is encoded by the coding sequence ATGAGATTTCTTTCTACGGATATGAAGGATAGAAATATGCTATTTGCTGCTATTACAACGAATCGACCAATTCGTAGTAAGTGTTCCCGTCTTCCCGATCTACATGATTTTTTCCCAACCAACATCTCTCAGAACTTTGCTATAACGCCAAACTTGGATATAACGCCAACGCCTGAGCGAATTGCCGGCGTCACAATAGTTTTACAAATAGAAGAGTATTTGGGCCAAAATGAGTCCGAACAGGGAGCAGTCAATTTAGCTAGAACAGTATTGGGAGCCCGCCACCGAAATGGCGAAACTTGGCAGGGCATATTAGAGGATATTCGGGCGGGTGGTGGTATGGATAATTTTATCCAGAATCTGCCTGGTGCCTACCCGGAAACCCCATTGGATCAATTTGCCATTATCCCAATAATTGATCTTCATGTGGGCAACTTTTATTTATCATTTACAAATGAAGTCTTGTATATGCTGCTCACTGTCGTTTTggtcgtttttcttttttttgttgttaCGAAAAAGGGAGGTGGAAAGTCAGTGCCAAATGCATGGAAATCCTTGGTCGAGCTTATTTATGATTTCGTGCTGAACCTGGTAAACAAACAAATAGGTGGTCTTTCCGGAAATGTGAAACAAAAGTTTTTCCCTCGCATCTCGGTCACTTTTACTTTTTCGTTATTTCGTAATCCCCAGGGTATGATACCCTTTAGCTTCACAGTGACAAGTCATTTTCTCATTACTTTGGctctttcattttccatttttatagGCATTACGATCGTTGGATTTCAAAGACATGGGCTTCATTTTTGTAGCTTCTTATTACCTGCGGGAGTCCCACTGCCGTTAGCACCTTTCTTAGTACTCCTTGAGCTAATCTCTTATTGTTTTCGTGCATTAAGCTTAGGAATACGTTTATTTGCTAATATGATGGCCGGTCATAGTTTAGTAAAGATTTTAAGTGGGTTTGCTTGGACTATGCTATTTCTGAATAATATTTTCTATTTCATAGGAGATCTTGGTCCCTTATTTATAGTTCTAGCATTAACCGGTCTGGAATTAGGTGTAGCTATATCACAAGCTCATGTTTCTACGATCTCAATTTGTATTTACTTGAATGATGCTACAAATCTCCATCAAAATGAGTCATTTCATAATTGA